From Shewanella yunxiaonensis, the proteins below share one genomic window:
- the argA gene encoding amino-acid N-acetyltransferase, giving the protein MRTTELVDSFRHSAPYVNAHRGKTFVVMLGGEAVAHGMFRSIINDVALLHSLGIKVVLVYGARPQIDAALAQNDIEPAYHNGVRITDESTLKVIKQVAGSLQFDITARLSMSLSNTPMQGAQINVVSGNFVIAQPLGVDNGVDFCLSGKVRRIDTQGLKHMLDTGGIVLMGPIAASVTGESFNLTAEEVATQVAIKLKADKIIGFSSRHGIEDEFGEVVAELMPNDAQKLLTSLADQEDIDRGTLAFLKASIDASRAGVPRCHLVSYQEDGALLQELFTREGIGTQIVTESAERLRRASITDIGGILNLIRPLEEQGVLVRRSREQLEREIEQFMVIERDGLVIGCAALYPFEEDNAGEFACLVVHPDYRDADRGSLLLKNIINQAKVRGYAHLFALTTRSIHWFLEHGFEMVEVEALPQKKKQLYNYQRRSKILRLEL; this is encoded by the coding sequence GTGCGTACCACTGAATTGGTTGACTCCTTTCGTCACTCAGCTCCCTATGTCAATGCTCATCGCGGCAAGACATTTGTGGTAATGCTGGGCGGTGAAGCCGTTGCCCACGGAATGTTCCGTTCAATTATCAATGATGTTGCGCTGTTGCACAGCTTGGGGATCAAAGTGGTGTTGGTATATGGTGCCAGACCACAAATTGATGCCGCATTGGCACAGAACGATATCGAACCTGCGTATCATAATGGCGTGCGTATCACTGACGAAAGTACGCTCAAGGTGATTAAGCAGGTAGCCGGTTCACTACAGTTTGATATTACCGCCAGGTTATCCATGAGCCTGTCCAATACGCCAATGCAGGGCGCACAAATTAACGTTGTCAGCGGTAATTTTGTCATTGCTCAGCCACTAGGGGTGGATAACGGCGTGGACTTTTGCCTGTCAGGCAAAGTTCGCCGTATCGATACTCAAGGCCTGAAGCATATGCTTGATACCGGTGGTATCGTCCTGATGGGGCCGATTGCAGCGTCTGTTACTGGCGAAAGCTTTAACTTAACTGCAGAAGAGGTCGCAACCCAGGTCGCGATTAAACTGAAAGCAGACAAAATTATCGGTTTTTCATCACGCCACGGCATTGAAGACGAATTCGGTGAAGTGGTCGCTGAATTGATGCCAAATGATGCACAAAAGCTGCTCACCAGCCTAGCGGATCAGGAAGACATTGATCGCGGCACTCTGGCATTCCTGAAAGCCAGTATCGACGCCAGTCGCGCCGGTGTCCCACGTTGTCATCTGGTGAGTTATCAGGAAGACGGCGCGTTACTGCAGGAACTCTTTACCCGTGAAGGGATTGGCACCCAGATTGTCACTGAAAGTGCTGAACGGTTACGCCGGGCATCTATCACTGATATCGGCGGTATTTTGAACTTGATCCGGCCGTTGGAAGAGCAGGGTGTTTTGGTTAGACGTTCTCGTGAGCAACTGGAACGTGAAATCGAACAGTTCATGGTGATCGAACGTGATGGTTTAGTGATCGGTTGTGCGGCGTTGTATCCATTTGAAGAGGACAATGCCGGTGAATTTGCGTGTCTGGTCGTCCATCCAGACTATCGTGATGCTGACCGTGGCAGTTTGCTGCTGAAAAACATCATCAACCAGGCCAAGGTGCGAGGGTATGCACATCTGTTTGCCCTAACAACCCGCAGTATTCATTGGTTCCTAGAGCATGGTTTTGAGATGGTGGAAGTCGAAGCCTTACCGCAGAAGAAAAAGCAGTTATACAACTATCAACGACGTTCAAAAATTTTACGTCTTGAACTCTAA
- the rpmG gene encoding 50S ribosomal protein L33: MAKGKGNREKIKLVSSAKTGHFYTTDKNKRNMPEKMEIKKFDPVIRQHVIYKEAKIK; this comes from the coding sequence ATGGCTAAAGGTAAAGGCAACCGCGAAAAGATCAAACTGGTATCCAGCGCTAAGACAGGTCACTTCTACACTACTGACAAAAACAAGCGCAACATGCCAGAGAAAATGGAGATCAAAAAATTTGATCCCGTGATCCGTCAGCACGTTATCTACAAAGAAGCTAAAATCAAGTAA
- a CDS encoding PH domain-containing protein, producing the protein MESQWFILAPLGKTAHVSFMLLLLVLLALLMFLLFKPMPATAKATSAGLLLATIGFFTWIYWQANNAGLSLSAKTLDIKVPLYSQSIALSHLQLQQAQTINLADKATPALSWRTNGVGLPGYSLGWFRLDSGSKAFAAVTDSHNVIMVPTDLGYTLLLSTVDPSSLLRALQAASTP; encoded by the coding sequence ATGGAAAGCCAATGGTTTATACTCGCACCGCTAGGGAAAACTGCACATGTCAGCTTCATGCTCTTGTTATTAGTGTTGCTGGCACTGCTCATGTTTTTATTATTCAAACCAATGCCTGCAACTGCTAAAGCCACCTCCGCTGGCCTGTTACTAGCGACGATAGGTTTTTTCACCTGGATATACTGGCAAGCCAATAACGCAGGATTATCGCTTTCCGCGAAAACACTGGATATCAAGGTGCCTTTATATAGCCAAAGTATTGCGTTATCCCATCTACAGTTACAGCAGGCGCAAACAATTAATCTCGCCGACAAGGCAACCCCGGCTTTATCGTGGCGTACTAATGGCGTTGGATTACCTGGGTATAGTTTAGGTTGGTTTCGACTGGATTCTGGCAGCAAAGCGTTTGCTGCCGTCACCGATAGTCATAATGTAATAATGGTGCCTACAGATTTAGGCTACACCTTGTTACTGAGTACCGTTGATCCCTCATCGCTTTTGCGGGCATTACAAGCGGCGTCTACGCCTTAA
- the radC gene encoding RadC family protein, producing MAIRDWPDGEGPREKMLQQGAGGLSDAELLAVLLRSGLPGQNAVDMARDMLLTFGSLRQLLAAPVEQVCRLPGVGPVKFAQLQAAAEISRRISREKLQRGTVLTNPDLTRDYLMRQLADRAYEVFAVLLLDSQHRVIQFVELFRGTLDAASVYPREVVRLVLEKQAAAVIVCHNHPSGVAEPSLADRRITERLKNALTTIDVPLLDHMVVGDCEIVSFAERGWLE from the coding sequence ATGGCAATCAGAGACTGGCCAGATGGTGAAGGGCCTCGGGAAAAAATGTTACAACAAGGGGCGGGTGGTCTGAGTGACGCAGAGTTATTGGCTGTGCTGTTACGCAGTGGCTTACCTGGGCAGAATGCCGTGGATATGGCGCGCGATATGCTGCTGACGTTTGGCTCATTGCGACAATTATTAGCGGCACCGGTTGAACAGGTTTGCCGTTTGCCTGGGGTTGGACCGGTAAAATTTGCCCAGTTGCAGGCGGCAGCAGAGATTTCTCGCAGAATTTCGCGAGAAAAGCTGCAAAGAGGGACGGTTTTGACAAATCCTGATTTAACTCGCGACTATTTAATGAGACAATTGGCAGACCGAGCCTACGAAGTGTTTGCCGTACTATTGCTGGACAGCCAGCACAGGGTGATTCAGTTCGTTGAACTGTTTCGGGGAACATTGGATGCCGCTTCCGTTTATCCGCGAGAAGTCGTGCGTTTGGTGTTGGAAAAGCAGGCTGCAGCGGTCATTGTTTGCCATAATCATCCGTCTGGCGTGGCAGAGCCCAGTCTGGCGGATCGGCGAATTACCGAGCGATTGAAAAACGCGCTGACAACTATTGATGTTCCTTTGCTGGATCATATGGTTGTGGGCGATTGTGAGATAGTTTCGTTCGCTGAGCGCGGGTGGTTGGAATGA
- the recQ gene encoding DNA helicase RecQ has translation MLSQTAIAPLELMLRQVFGYQSFRLGQREVMDQILSGQDCLVVMPTGGGKSLCYQLPALLMPGLTIVVSPLISLMKDQVDSLLQSGVNAAYLNSSLPREQQLQILRQLHERELQLLYISPERLLQPTFLERLQHLSVSMFAIDEAHCISQWGHDFRPEYAQLGILKQSFPHIPVMALTATADQTTRLDICQRLQIHPYELLSSFDRPNIRYTVAEKLNAANQLRQFITTQQGASGIVYCSSRRRVDEVAERLRQQGFSAEAYHAGMTQEARSSVQERFLKDQLDIVVATVAFGMGINKSNVRYVVHYDLPKSIESYYQETGRAGRDGLEAEALLLFEPADIGRVRHLIDQGSPGPQQDVELHKLNTMAAFAEAQTCRRQVLLHYFGETADKPCGNCDICLDPPKRYNGTEDAQKVLSCVYRLKQRFGINHVIEVLRGASVAAVVERGHDKLSTWGIGKDKSHEHWLSVIRQLIHLGLINQDITRGSCLTLNDAARPVLKGNVALMLAEPRLTIPVTRRRHGHQAPLNYDRKLFARLKMLRRSVAEDLDVPPYLVFNDATLAEMAAILPTSERELLAINGVGERKLARFGNPFLDEITAYLAGD, from the coding sequence ATGCTTTCACAAACAGCAATAGCGCCATTGGAACTGATGCTGCGTCAAGTATTCGGCTATCAAAGTTTTCGTCTCGGACAACGCGAGGTGATGGACCAGATACTGAGCGGGCAGGATTGCTTGGTCGTTATGCCCACCGGTGGCGGCAAAAGCCTGTGTTACCAGTTGCCTGCATTGCTGATGCCGGGATTGACGATTGTGGTATCGCCTTTGATCTCCTTAATGAAGGATCAAGTCGATAGCTTATTGCAATCGGGGGTTAATGCGGCTTACCTCAATTCATCTTTGCCGCGGGAACAGCAACTACAGATATTGCGACAACTGCATGAGCGAGAGCTGCAACTGCTTTATATCTCACCCGAGCGGCTATTGCAGCCAACCTTCCTAGAGCGGCTGCAGCATTTGTCCGTGTCGATGTTTGCCATTGATGAAGCCCATTGTATCAGTCAATGGGGTCATGATTTTCGCCCTGAATACGCTCAGCTCGGTATTTTAAAACAGTCATTTCCTCATATCCCGGTAATGGCGCTGACGGCAACCGCTGATCAAACTACGCGGTTGGATATTTGTCAGCGACTACAGATCCATCCATACGAATTGCTCTCCAGTTTTGACCGTCCAAACATTCGCTATACCGTTGCAGAAAAATTAAATGCGGCTAATCAGCTACGGCAATTTATTACAACGCAGCAAGGGGCCTCAGGTATTGTGTATTGCTCTAGTCGTCGTCGCGTGGATGAGGTGGCTGAACGGCTGCGGCAACAAGGGTTTTCTGCTGAGGCATATCATGCTGGTATGACTCAGGAAGCGCGCAGTAGTGTGCAAGAGCGGTTTCTGAAAGACCAACTGGATATCGTGGTGGCAACAGTGGCCTTTGGTATGGGGATCAACAAATCCAATGTGCGTTATGTGGTGCATTATGATTTGCCTAAAAGCATCGAGTCCTACTATCAAGAAACGGGACGAGCCGGTCGGGATGGGTTGGAAGCCGAGGCTTTATTATTATTTGAACCGGCGGATATTGGCCGTGTACGCCATCTGATTGATCAAGGTTCGCCCGGACCGCAACAGGATGTGGAATTACATAAGTTAAATACCATGGCGGCGTTTGCTGAAGCCCAGACTTGTCGTCGACAGGTACTACTGCATTATTTCGGTGAAACGGCGGATAAGCCGTGCGGCAACTGTGATATCTGCCTAGATCCTCCTAAACGTTATAACGGTACTGAAGATGCTCAGAAGGTACTGTCATGCGTCTATCGCTTAAAACAGCGTTTTGGTATCAATCATGTTATTGAGGTGCTGCGTGGAGCAAGTGTTGCGGCCGTGGTTGAACGAGGCCACGATAAATTATCTACATGGGGGATTGGTAAAGATAAATCCCATGAACATTGGTTAAGTGTTATTCGTCAACTGATCCATCTGGGGCTGATTAACCAAGACATCACTCGCGGCTCATGTCTCACACTCAATGATGCAGCCAGACCGGTCCTTAAGGGAAATGTGGCGCTGATGTTGGCCGAACCGCGACTGACAATACCGGTGACCAGACGTCGTCACGGACATCAGGCACCGTTAAATTATGATCGAAAGCTATTCGCCAGATTGAAAATGTTACGTCGCAGTGTGGCGGAGGATTTAGATGTACCACCGTATCTGGTTTTCAACGACGCCACCCTAGCTGAAATGGCAGCGATATTACCCACCAGCGAAAGAGAACTGCTCGCTATCAATGGTGTCGGAGAACGGAAACTGGCGCGGTTTGGCAATCCCTTTTTGGATGAAATCACGGCTTACTTGGCCGGAGACTGA
- the coaBC gene encoding bifunctional phosphopantothenoylcysteine decarboxylase/phosphopantothenate--cysteine ligase CoaBC produces the protein MSLMHKKILLGIGGGIAAYKSADLVRRLKERGADVRVVMSASATQFITPLTLQAVSGHPVATELLDPTAEAGMSHIELARWADLYIVAPATANLLARFRAGMADELITTIALATAAPLVVCPAMNQQMYQHPATQDNLTVLADRGVTLWGPGVGSQACGEIGPGRMLEPLEIAELASQFFTAPLLQGQRLLLTAGPTREAIDPVRYISNHSSGKMGFALATAAAAMGAEVTLVTGPVNLPTPAGVKRIDVESAEQMLAAVMANIAEQQIFIGCAAVADYRVANPAENKLKKTNDTMQLQLVKNPDILATVAAQTPRPFTVGFAAETHNLAQYALDKLHRKQLDMIAANDVSVAGQGFNADNNALKVFTKDGCHDLPATDKLNLAKQLLNLIVNYKSKP, from the coding sequence ATGAGCTTGATGCACAAAAAAATCCTGTTGGGTATTGGCGGTGGTATCGCTGCTTACAAAAGTGCTGATCTGGTGCGCCGATTGAAAGAGCGAGGGGCAGACGTCAGAGTAGTGATGAGTGCCAGTGCCACACAATTCATCACACCGTTGACCTTACAGGCAGTGTCCGGCCATCCCGTTGCAACCGAGTTGCTCGATCCGACTGCTGAAGCGGGAATGAGCCATATTGAGCTGGCACGTTGGGCGGATCTATACATCGTCGCCCCAGCCACCGCTAACCTGCTGGCGCGCTTCAGAGCGGGAATGGCAGATGAATTGATTACGACAATTGCACTTGCCACCGCAGCGCCGCTGGTCGTTTGTCCGGCAATGAACCAACAGATGTATCAGCATCCAGCAACACAAGATAATCTCACGGTATTGGCGGACCGAGGAGTTACCCTTTGGGGACCAGGCGTCGGCAGCCAAGCCTGCGGTGAAATCGGCCCCGGCCGTATGTTGGAACCGTTAGAGATTGCAGAATTAGCGAGTCAATTTTTTACTGCGCCGTTATTACAAGGGCAACGATTACTACTGACCGCGGGCCCGACTCGGGAAGCTATCGATCCGGTGCGTTATATCTCCAATCACAGCTCTGGGAAGATGGGGTTCGCGCTGGCAACTGCAGCGGCGGCGATGGGGGCCGAGGTGACACTGGTAACGGGGCCAGTCAACCTGCCTACGCCGGCTGGGGTAAAGCGCATAGATGTCGAATCGGCAGAACAGATGCTGGCCGCGGTGATGGCTAACATTGCAGAACAACAGATCTTTATCGGCTGCGCGGCAGTCGCAGACTACCGAGTGGCAAATCCGGCTGAAAATAAACTCAAAAAAACCAATGACACCATGCAACTGCAACTGGTCAAAAACCCGGATATTCTGGCTACCGTTGCAGCGCAAACGCCACGCCCATTTACCGTCGGTTTTGCGGCTGAAACCCATAATTTAGCACAATATGCGCTGGATAAGCTCCACCGTAAACAGCTGGATATGATTGCCGCCAATGATGTATCTGTCGCCGGACAAGGGTTTAATGCAGATAACAACGCCCTGAAAGTTTTTACAAAAGATGGCTGTCACGATCTGCCTGCGACAGATAAACTTAACTTGGCAAAACAATTACTGAATCTCATCGTTAACTATAAAAGCAAACCATGA
- the rarD gene encoding EamA family transporter RarD, whose amino-acid sequence MAESEYHKGIILALCAYIFWGFAPLYFKLLHQVSPIEILIHRIIWSFLLMGIMMSFMGGFGQLRALLRRPKQLSVLLVTSVLIAGNWLLFIWAVNNDHLLDASLGYFINPLFNVMLGLIFLSEKLNRWQWLAVLLAASGVAIQLISFGSIPLVSLGLAATFGFYALLRKKVNIDAATGLLVETAVLVPPAILYVIWGDAPTTSHMFANGWHLNLLLIAAGIITTIPLLCFAGAAVRIPLSTLGFFQYVGPSIMFIMAITWFHERFDMEKSVTFGFIWAALAVFTSNMLLRRRRRL is encoded by the coding sequence ATGGCTGAATCTGAATACCATAAAGGCATTATTCTGGCACTTTGTGCCTATATTTTTTGGGGATTTGCCCCACTCTATTTTAAATTGCTACATCAGGTATCTCCGATTGAGATCCTTATTCATCGCATCATTTGGTCGTTCCTACTGATGGGGATCATGATGAGTTTTATGGGCGGATTTGGTCAGCTCAGAGCACTATTACGTCGGCCGAAACAGCTGTCAGTACTCCTGGTAACATCAGTTCTGATTGCGGGCAACTGGCTGTTGTTTATCTGGGCAGTCAACAATGATCACCTGTTGGATGCCAGTCTCGGCTATTTTATCAATCCGTTGTTCAACGTGATGCTCGGCCTAATATTTTTGTCTGAAAAGCTCAATCGCTGGCAATGGCTGGCAGTGTTGTTAGCTGCGTCAGGAGTAGCTATTCAATTAATCTCCTTTGGATCTATACCGCTGGTATCTTTAGGCTTGGCGGCCACGTTCGGTTTTTATGCCTTACTGCGCAAAAAGGTCAACATTGACGCTGCCACCGGGCTGTTAGTGGAAACGGCCGTACTGGTGCCACCCGCGATCCTTTATGTGATATGGGGTGATGCACCAACAACCAGCCACATGTTCGCCAATGGCTGGCATTTAAATCTGTTACTGATTGCCGCCGGGATCATCACTACCATTCCTTTACTATGTTTTGCTGGTGCGGCGGTCCGTATTCCTTTAAGTACGCTTGGGTTCTTTCAATATGTCGGTCCCAGTATCATGTTCATTATGGCCATTACCTGGTTCCACGAACGTTTTGATATGGAAAAAAGCGTGACTTTTGGCTTTATCTGGGCAGCGCTGGCGGTCTTCACTAGTAACATGCTGTTAAGGCGTAGACGCCGCTTGTAA
- the rpmB gene encoding 50S ribosomal protein L28 produces MSRVCQVTGKRPMVGNNRSHAKNATRRRFLPNLQNHRFWLEDEKRFVQLRVSTKGMRIIDKKGIEVVVAELRARGEKV; encoded by the coding sequence ATGTCTAGAGTATGCCAAGTTACTGGCAAGCGTCCAATGGTTGGTAACAACCGTTCGCACGCGAAAAACGCAACGCGTCGTCGTTTCTTGCCTAACCTGCAGAACCATCGTTTCTGGTTAGAAGACGAAAAGCGTTTTGTTCAATTGCGCGTTTCTACCAAAGGTATGCGCATTATCGACAAGAAAGGTATCGAAGTTGTTGTAGCTGAACTTCGTGCCCGTGGCGAAAAGGTGTAA